Proteins encoded in a region of the Gemmatimonadota bacterium genome:
- a CDS encoding SpoIID/LytB domain-containing protein, whose translation MRARGASLACAMVTVLAACRGPALAPAPGALPAAEPTVRVGVAVEAAGVEAGSDGEWQVVSAAGETLRRLGSRERLTFRAGPDGSLYWRHADGAESGPLEGPLLMRPGEGALLTLGGRAYRGAVLVRAVGPGRVTAANVVELEDYLLGVVPAEIPTGAPEAVRAQTVAARTYAIGHLGRREALGFDFFATVEDQVYGGVAREDSAASRAVRETRGEVLVHDGRPILAFYHSTCGGRTAAVEEVWPRTPVPYLESVSDAVPGTDRYYCDTSSRFRWSVRWSPAQLHAILARTLVTHAGATPDGAKSVTSLTLSGRTKSGRAAVLEIVAGGQKYVIRGDSIRWLLRPDSARLLNSTLFSLEGDLSGGDSVVEAKGGGWGHGVGMCQVGAIGRARAGQHYREILSAYYRDAKLVRLYQ comes from the coding sequence AGCGTGCCGCGGACCGGCGCTCGCGCCGGCGCCGGGCGCCCTGCCGGCCGCGGAGCCCACCGTGCGCGTGGGGGTTGCGGTGGAGGCGGCCGGCGTCGAAGCAGGCTCCGATGGGGAATGGCAGGTGGTCTCGGCGGCAGGCGAGACGCTGCGCCGCCTGGGGTCCCGGGAGCGGCTGACTTTCCGGGCGGGACCGGACGGCAGCCTGTACTGGCGGCACGCGGACGGAGCGGAGAGCGGGCCGCTCGAGGGTCCCCTGCTCATGCGCCCAGGGGAGGGGGCATTGCTCACGCTCGGCGGGCGGGCGTACCGCGGCGCGGTGCTGGTACGTGCGGTGGGGCCGGGACGCGTCACCGCGGCCAACGTCGTCGAGCTGGAAGACTACCTGCTGGGCGTGGTCCCGGCCGAGATCCCGACGGGTGCGCCCGAGGCGGTAAGAGCGCAGACGGTCGCGGCCCGCACGTACGCTATTGGGCACCTGGGCCGGCGGGAGGCTCTGGGCTTCGACTTCTTCGCCACGGTCGAAGACCAGGTGTATGGCGGCGTGGCGCGCGAGGACAGTGCGGCGAGCCGGGCGGTCCGGGAGACGCGGGGCGAGGTGCTGGTGCACGACGGCCGGCCGATCCTCGCCTTCTACCACTCGACGTGCGGCGGCCGGACGGCGGCAGTCGAGGAGGTCTGGCCGCGCACGCCCGTGCCCTACCTGGAGTCGGTTTCCGACGCGGTGCCCGGTACGGACCGTTACTATTGCGACACTTCCAGCCGCTTCCGCTGGTCCGTACGCTGGAGCCCGGCCCAGTTGCACGCGATCCTGGCACGCACGCTGGTGACGCACGCGGGTGCGACGCCGGACGGTGCGAAATCGGTCACGTCGCTGACGCTGTCGGGCCGGACGAAATCCGGGCGGGCGGCGGTTCTCGAGATCGTAGCGGGAGGGCAGAAGTACGTGATCCGCGGGGACTCGATCCGGTGGCTGCTGCGCCCCGACTCGGCGAGGCTGCTGAACAGCACGCTCTTTTCGCTGGAAGGTGATCTGAGCGGCGGCGACAGCGTAGTGGAAGCGAAGGGCGGCGGCTGGGGGCACGGCGTGGGAATGTGCCAGGTCGGCGCCATCGGGCGGGCGCGCGCGGGTCAGCACTACCGCGAGATCCTGTCGGCGTATTACCGGGACGCCAAGCTGGTTCGACTCTATCAGTAG